The following proteins are co-located in the Lacticaseibacillus paracasei subsp. paracasei genome:
- a CDS encoding mannitol-1-phosphate 5-dehydrogenase, producing MMEAVHFGAGNIGRGFIGETLAANGFKINFVDVNETIINALNQRGEYTITLAAPGEKKIHVDNVDGLNNAKDPEAVVKAIAQADLVTTAIGPKILPIIAPLIAQGLQARDAANNHQALDVIACENMIGGSQSLKKSVYEHLDDAGKTFADTYVGFPNAAVDRIVPQQKHDDPLAVSVEDFKEWVVDESQMKNKDLKLKTVDYVPDLEPYIERKLFSVNTGHATTAYTGKYLGYTTIGDAIKDPKVFNQAKGALAETRSLLLSEFKNFDEKDLENYQNRVLQRFQNPYISDDISRVARTPIRKLGYDERFIRPIRELKERGLNYSVLMDTVGMMFHYVEPNDAEAVKLQAMLKDQPLVDVIKEVTGLKDAGLIDEVEASVKSKDR from the coding sequence ATGATGGAAGCAGTACATTTTGGTGCAGGTAATATTGGTCGCGGATTTATCGGTGAAACACTTGCCGCTAACGGTTTCAAAATCAATTTTGTCGATGTTAACGAGACGATCATCAATGCGTTAAACCAACGCGGCGAATATACGATCACCTTAGCAGCGCCCGGTGAGAAGAAGATTCATGTGGACAATGTTGACGGGTTGAACAATGCCAAGGATCCCGAGGCAGTTGTGAAGGCAATTGCGCAGGCTGATCTGGTGACCACCGCCATTGGTCCGAAGATTCTGCCAATCATTGCACCCCTAATTGCCCAAGGCTTGCAGGCACGTGATGCAGCCAACAATCATCAGGCATTAGATGTGATTGCATGTGAAAATATGATCGGTGGCTCTCAGTCACTTAAGAAGAGTGTCTACGAGCATCTCGATGACGCCGGCAAGACCTTTGCTGATACGTACGTTGGCTTCCCTAACGCCGCGGTTGATCGAATCGTGCCACAACAAAAGCACGATGATCCCTTGGCCGTTAGTGTTGAAGATTTCAAGGAATGGGTTGTTGACGAGAGTCAGATGAAGAACAAGGATCTGAAACTCAAGACTGTAGACTATGTGCCCGACCTGGAACCTTATATCGAACGGAAACTCTTCTCCGTCAACACTGGTCACGCTACCACGGCTTACACCGGCAAGTACCTTGGCTATACAACAATTGGCGACGCCATCAAGGATCCTAAAGTCTTCAATCAGGCAAAGGGTGCGCTGGCCGAAACCCGTTCGTTGTTGTTGTCAGAGTTCAAGAATTTTGACGAAAAAGACCTCGAAAACTATCAAAATCGGGTGTTGCAACGTTTCCAGAATCCGTACATCTCAGATGATATTTCTCGAGTTGCCCGGACACCAATCCGCAAACTAGGTTACGACGAACGCTTTATTCGCCCAATTCGCGAATTGAAGGAACGCGGTTTGAATTACAGCGTTTTGATGGACACCGTTGGCATGATGTTCCATTATGTTGAACCTAATGATGCCGAAGCTGTGAAGTTGCAAGCGATGCTGAAGGATCAGCCGCTGGTGGATGTCATCAAAGAAGTGACCGGTTTGAAAGATGCTGGCTTGATTGATGAAGTCGAAGCTAGCGTTAAGTCCAAAGATCGTTAA
- a CDS encoding PTS sugar transporter subunit IIA — MKGLDVKTIKLGQEAKTKEEAIRQAGQLLVDNGNVEPAYIDSMLDRNRDVSVYMGNFIAIPHGTEAGMKYIKSTAISIVQYPWGVDWSDDPADENLVTVVFGIAGLNGEHLKLLSQIALYCSDVENVQKLADAQTPEEIVNLLKEVE, encoded by the coding sequence ATGAAAGGACTAGACGTTAAAACGATCAAACTTGGTCAGGAAGCAAAGACCAAGGAAGAAGCCATTCGTCAGGCCGGCCAACTCTTGGTCGACAATGGTAATGTCGAACCAGCTTATATTGATTCGATGCTTGATCGGAATCGCGATGTTTCTGTTTATATGGGTAACTTCATTGCTATTCCCCACGGCACTGAGGCCGGGATGAAATATATTAAGTCGACGGCTATTTCGATTGTGCAATATCCATGGGGTGTTGACTGGTCGGATGATCCGGCTGATGAGAACTTGGTCACGGTTGTTTTTGGGATTGCTGGCTTAAATGGCGAACATCTCAAATTGTTGTCGCAAATTGCGCTTTATTGCAGTGATGTTGAAAATGTTCAGAAACTTGCCGACGCCCAAACGCCGGAGGAAATCGTCAATTTACTGAAGGAAGTTGAATAA
- a CDS encoding BglG family transcription antiterminator, translated as MLLTNREQEMIRLMMSQPAGVSRDELERQLGVSRRTIYRELSQLESDIATIGLKLDKGTGSTYRLVGDTNDLATLTATLAKQDQVVTFDPSQRQSALTLRLLNANGPETMTALAAAVDVSVTTIKQDLDILEPALNEYHLQLNRQKAAGIWIDGAEGDIRGVLVGVLNAEINPYVFFRFLRDPQQTFDPVTHYFVERLPQEELLAANAALLRIKALADLSDNQRKAVLLTVAVNTRRLREDQHVEAQRHFDQERLFQDQQLALEFLAEMDSAIRQKVRVGDYQFLAVELSTIRGGLAGEPVDPFDLTVNLEVQELIREVARSFPGKFSGNTQLYSSLLAHVQRTAGGDWLPGVTMTNPVLAHLRDDYPELYHAVQQAADDVFGRDAFTGNALGYLVLYFASVLDHTHTEVPAAVLLITSDGPGTGSLIAGKLRVQVPEIREIKIIQVSDLPNQNLAHYGLILATMPLPGFKHQYLVITPILARDEISEIRRLLQQVKPKEATQQRQPSLDQTVTAFESLKTMVLAADDMLQHFAVTEITEAVTTSGATIDVMLAHLPDVVAEAPVVKDALLKRLELAPVGIPDTGLAMIHTSSQGVTVPYIGAFDLKTPLSLPAMDMGTIMLHRVLLLLTPNPVAQETLTLLSAVSAKLIASTTNLQLFEKGHYSQLYQIITEVFMNEIKKIDRR; from the coding sequence ATGTTACTAACGAATCGTGAACAGGAAATGATCAGACTCATGATGAGTCAGCCCGCCGGTGTTAGCCGAGATGAGCTGGAACGGCAGCTGGGTGTCAGCCGTCGGACCATTTACCGTGAGCTTTCGCAATTGGAAAGTGACATCGCCACAATCGGTTTAAAACTCGATAAAGGCACTGGCAGCACGTATCGGTTGGTCGGGGATACCAATGATTTGGCTACCTTAACCGCGACTTTGGCAAAACAGGATCAGGTGGTGACATTTGATCCTAGCCAACGACAAAGTGCTTTAACATTACGGTTGCTGAATGCCAACGGTCCGGAAACAATGACGGCGTTAGCGGCAGCGGTTGACGTGAGTGTCACCACCATTAAGCAAGATCTGGATATTCTTGAACCCGCTTTGAATGAATATCATCTGCAATTAAATCGCCAAAAAGCTGCCGGTATCTGGATTGATGGTGCGGAAGGCGATATTCGCGGAGTATTGGTAGGCGTGTTGAATGCTGAGATTAATCCGTACGTTTTCTTCCGCTTTCTCCGTGATCCTCAGCAGACATTCGATCCAGTCACACATTATTTTGTTGAACGATTACCGCAGGAAGAGTTACTGGCAGCAAACGCGGCTTTGCTGCGCATCAAGGCGTTGGCGGATCTCAGCGACAACCAGCGCAAAGCGGTGTTACTGACAGTAGCAGTTAATACCCGCCGATTGCGAGAAGATCAGCATGTTGAAGCGCAACGCCATTTCGACCAGGAACGGCTTTTCCAGGACCAACAATTGGCTCTCGAGTTTCTGGCGGAGATGGACTCCGCGATTCGCCAGAAAGTCCGCGTTGGCGATTATCAGTTTCTTGCCGTTGAGCTCAGTACCATTCGCGGTGGCTTGGCTGGAGAACCAGTTGATCCGTTTGATTTAACGGTTAACCTTGAAGTGCAGGAATTGATTCGTGAAGTTGCCAGATCATTTCCCGGGAAATTTTCCGGGAATACGCAGCTTTACTCATCGCTGTTGGCTCATGTCCAACGAACCGCTGGCGGTGATTGGCTGCCAGGCGTCACGATGACGAATCCAGTGCTGGCTCATCTGCGCGACGATTATCCTGAACTTTACCACGCAGTTCAACAAGCGGCTGACGATGTTTTTGGTCGCGATGCCTTTACTGGAAATGCGCTCGGGTATCTGGTGTTGTACTTTGCTTCAGTCTTGGACCATACCCACACCGAAGTGCCAGCAGCTGTCTTGCTGATTACGAGCGATGGTCCGGGGACCGGCAGTCTGATTGCTGGGAAGCTACGTGTACAGGTGCCGGAAATTCGAGAGATCAAGATCATTCAGGTTAGTGATCTGCCGAACCAGAATCTGGCACATTACGGTTTGATTCTTGCGACGATGCCATTGCCGGGATTCAAGCATCAGTATCTTGTCATCACGCCAATCTTGGCGCGTGATGAGATTAGTGAAATCAGACGGTTATTGCAACAGGTCAAGCCGAAAGAAGCGACCCAGCAAAGACAACCGTCATTAGATCAGACTGTGACGGCGTTTGAAAGTCTCAAAACCATGGTATTAGCAGCTGATGACATGTTACAGCACTTCGCTGTGACAGAGATCACCGAAGCGGTGACAACCTCAGGAGCGACAATCGATGTCATGCTAGCACATTTACCAGACGTGGTGGCAGAAGCGCCGGTCGTCAAAGACGCCTTGCTAAAGCGACTAGAATTAGCGCCAGTTGGGATTCCCGATACCGGACTCGCCATGATTCATACCAGTAGCCAAGGTGTGACAGTGCCTTACATCGGCGCATTCGATTTAAAAACGCCGCTGTCGCTTCCAGCCATGGATATGGGCACGATCATGTTGCATCGGGTATTGCTCCTTTTGACACCGAACCCAGTTGCTCAGGAAACACTGACGCTATTGAGCGCTGTCAGCGCAAAGCTGATTGCGTCAACAACGAATTTACAACTTTTTGAAAAAGGGCATTATAGCCAGTTGTATCAAATCATCACAGAAGTATTTATGAATGAAATCAAAAAAATTGATCGAAGGTGA
- a CDS encoding PTS mannitol transporter subunit IICBA — translation MGAKTANTPAAEKKKFNLKAGMQSFGTKLSGMVLPNIGAFIAWGLITAIFLKGGWYPNAQLAKMISPMVTYLLPLLIAFSGGSMVAGHRGGVVGAIAAMGVIVGTDVPMFIGAMVMGPLGGWCIKKWDDRFQDKIKQGFEMLVNNFSAGIIGMLLAIVGFFLMGPIISTLTNGMATGVDWIINHGLLWVANVFIEPAKILFLNNAINQGILTPLGIQAAAEHGKSILFLLEPDPGPGLGVLLAFALFGKGSAKGSAPSAIIIHFLGGIHEIYFPYVLMKPALFLSVMAGGVTGTTLFSIFNVGLKSSPSPGSIFALFAMSPVNIGNYIGLIVGVTGATLVSFLISAVILRRDKSASGDELAESEAKMKSMKAEAKGQQNVAAAKDVMSAAKGIKQIIFACDAGMGSSAMGASILRDKVKKAGLDLSVTNTAISNLQDKPGLLVVTQEELADRAKDKTPDAAHIAVDNFLNSPKYDEIIASLKAEAVGGTDEAMPATETSKAKQETPEDELKELDLDKITEVDFLHHDQNIGSATMAQATFRAELRKLNKDVKVRNVAIGEIDDKDNVLIIASKETARRVKLQFANVQVYTVDGLLNATNYDKLIEKMK, via the coding sequence TTGGGTGCAAAAACAGCAAACACGCCGGCAGCAGAAAAAAAGAAATTTAATCTGAAAGCCGGTATGCAATCATTCGGAACCAAGCTTTCTGGCATGGTGTTGCCAAACATCGGTGCCTTTATTGCTTGGGGTCTTATTACAGCCATCTTCCTTAAAGGTGGTTGGTATCCAAACGCTCAGCTCGCAAAAATGATTTCGCCAATGGTAACTTATCTGTTACCATTACTGATCGCTTTTTCAGGCGGTTCGATGGTGGCAGGTCATCGTGGCGGCGTTGTTGGTGCGATTGCTGCCATGGGGGTCATCGTCGGTACTGATGTGCCAATGTTTATTGGCGCAATGGTGATGGGTCCACTTGGTGGCTGGTGTATTAAGAAGTGGGACGACCGTTTTCAAGATAAGATCAAACAAGGCTTTGAAATGTTGGTCAACAACTTTAGTGCCGGCATTATTGGGATGTTGCTAGCAATCGTTGGCTTCTTCCTAATGGGTCCAATTATCTCTACGTTGACTAACGGCATGGCAACTGGGGTTGATTGGATTATCAATCACGGGTTGTTGTGGGTAGCAAACGTCTTTATTGAACCCGCAAAGATTTTGTTCCTAAATAATGCGATCAATCAGGGGATTTTGACACCGCTTGGGATTCAGGCGGCAGCCGAACATGGTAAGTCAATCCTGTTCTTACTGGAACCTGATCCAGGTCCAGGCCTTGGTGTTTTGTTAGCATTTGCGCTGTTTGGTAAGGGATCTGCTAAAGGTTCCGCACCTTCCGCCATCATCATTCACTTCCTTGGCGGGATTCACGAAATCTATTTCCCATATGTTTTGATGAAGCCAGCACTGTTCCTGTCTGTTATGGCTGGTGGTGTTACTGGGACGACACTTTTCTCCATCTTCAATGTTGGTTTGAAGAGCTCGCCATCTCCAGGTTCTATCTTCGCATTATTCGCAATGTCACCGGTTAACATTGGGAATTATATTGGTTTAATTGTTGGTGTCACAGGTGCTACACTTGTTTCTTTCCTGATCTCGGCTGTCATTTTACGCCGCGATAAGAGCGCAAGCGGTGACGAATTAGCCGAAAGCGAAGCCAAAATGAAGTCCATGAAGGCTGAAGCTAAGGGTCAGCAAAATGTTGCGGCAGCTAAAGATGTGATGTCAGCCGCCAAGGGCATTAAGCAGATTATCTTTGCTTGCGATGCCGGCATGGGTTCCAGTGCCATGGGTGCTTCCATCTTGCGCGACAAGGTAAAGAAGGCAGGTCTGGATCTTTCGGTTACCAACACAGCAATCAGTAACCTGCAAGACAAGCCAGGACTGCTGGTTGTGACACAAGAAGAATTAGCTGATCGGGCTAAGGACAAGACACCTGATGCCGCTCATATTGCGGTTGATAATTTCCTGAACAGTCCGAAGTATGATGAAATCATCGCAAGTTTGAAGGCTGAAGCAGTTGGCGGTACTGACGAGGCAATGCCAGCAACTGAGACGTCTAAAGCTAAACAAGAAACACCGGAAGACGAATTAAAGGAACTTGATCTCGATAAGATTACCGAAGTTGACTTCCTGCATCATGATCAAAACATTGGTTCCGCAACCATGGCACAGGCAACATTCCGTGCTGAATTACGGAAACTGAATAAAGACGTGAAAGTTCGTAATGTCGCAATCGGCGAGATTGATGACAAGGACAATGTGCTGATTATTGCTTCGAAAGAAACAGCACGTCGCGTTAAATTGCAGTTTGCCAATGTTCAGGTCTACACCGTTGATGGCCTCTTGAACGCAACGAACTATGATAAGCTTATTGAGAAGATGAAATAA